In uncultured Cohaesibacter sp., a genomic segment contains:
- the gph gene encoding phosphoglycolate phosphatase (PGP is an essential enzyme in the glycolate salvage pathway in higher organisms (photorespiration in plants). Phosphoglycolate results from the oxidase activity of RubisCO in the Calvin cycle when concentrations of carbon dioxide are low relative to oxygen. This enzyme is a member of the Haloacid Dehalogenase (HAD) superfamily of aspartate-nucleophile hydrolase enzymes (PF00702).), producing MKAIVFDLDGTLVDSVPDLHITANKLLAAHGCEPLEQAQVRSFVGNGIPVLVDKICKAASLSINESNRSAINGEYLALYDLVLEDKNTQPFPGVRECLEAFVDMGITLGLCTNKPEAPTRIILEDLNFTPFFSKVIGGDTLSQRKPAPEPLWACYEGFDLADCLFVGDSEVDAATAHAAGVTCALYEEGYRQTPLAELPHAFSFTDYAALLDYVKQSH from the coding sequence ATGAAAGCAATTGTATTCGATTTAGACGGGACGCTGGTCGACAGTGTGCCTGACCTGCACATCACCGCCAACAAGCTGCTTGCCGCACATGGTTGCGAGCCTCTGGAACAGGCGCAGGTCCGTTCGTTCGTGGGCAATGGCATCCCGGTTCTTGTCGACAAGATCTGCAAGGCCGCAAGCCTTTCGATCAATGAGTCCAATCGCAGCGCCATCAACGGGGAATATCTCGCTCTCTATGATCTGGTGCTTGAAGACAAGAATACCCAACCCTTCCCGGGTGTGAGGGAGTGCCTCGAGGCCTTTGTCGACATGGGGATCACCCTTGGCCTTTGCACCAACAAGCCTGAAGCACCGACCCGCATCATTCTCGAGGATCTCAACTTCACGCCCTTCTTCAGCAAGGTGATCGGCGGGGACACGCTCTCTCAGCGCAAACCGGCGCCGGAACCCCTATGGGCCTGTTACGAGGGGTTTGACCTTGCAGATTGCCTGTTTGTCGGGGACAGCGAAGTGGACGCGGCCACGGCTCATGCCGCTGGCGTGACATGCGCGCTCTATGAGGAAGGCTATCGGCAGACACCGCTTGCCGAGTTGCCGCACGCCTTCAGCTTTACCGACTATGCAGCGCTTCTGGACTATGTGAAGCAATCACACTGA
- a CDS encoding MBL fold metallo-hydrolase has translation MDVKLKFCGAAGIVTGSCYLVQTAGHKFLVDCGMFQGTKAVRSLNYDGFPFDPAEIDFVLLTHAHIDHSGLLPKLYKQGFTGPTYMTEPTVDLLAAMLPDSGHIQEMDVMNLNRRNTRRGKPEIEPIYTQQDASECQTYFRSVPSEEWVDIEGIRAKYWNAGHILGSASIALEIPSDDPNEKSLRVLFSGDLGPDHKLFYPDPAASSDYDYVISESTYGGRNRPTVTPEQKRQTLLEEIQLGLKDNGLLLIPSFAVERTQELLADILILQHTGQLQDVPIFLDSPLAIKATEVFIKHAGELQDVGDFVNKLDTSRIRFTQSVEESKGLNRIKSGAIIMAGSGMCDAGRIRHHIKNHMWRTNTTLLLVGYQAEGSLGRLLANGAEKVRIQGEEIRIRGKVRQLETYSGHADGDELIEWILERQPIRHGLFLCHGEQEASEALKAALVEKGLPEKMITIPAIDDEVNLSVEGLAEYAPNITHRVQQSDVCGWDAHNEFAELQIDLKEAFDKLADEKSRKALARRIKRALEAAE, from the coding sequence ATGGACGTAAAGCTCAAATTCTGTGGCGCCGCAGGCATCGTAACCGGTTCATGCTATCTGGTTCAGACGGCGGGACACAAATTCCTCGTCGATTGTGGCATGTTCCAAGGCACCAAGGCGGTCCGGTCGCTCAATTATGACGGCTTCCCTTTCGATCCGGCAGAGATTGATTTCGTGCTGTTGACCCATGCCCATATCGACCATTCCGGCCTGTTGCCCAAACTCTACAAACAGGGTTTCACGGGGCCGACCTACATGACTGAGCCGACCGTCGATCTGCTCGCCGCCATGTTGCCTGACAGTGGCCACATCCAGGAAATGGATGTGATGAACCTCAACAGGCGCAATACCCGCCGTGGCAAGCCCGAGATAGAGCCGATCTACACCCAGCAGGATGCATCTGAGTGCCAGACCTATTTCAGATCGGTCCCTTCGGAGGAATGGGTCGATATCGAAGGTATCCGCGCCAAATACTGGAATGCTGGTCATATACTGGGCTCCGCCTCCATTGCCCTCGAAATCCCTTCCGATGATCCAAACGAAAAGAGCCTGCGGGTGTTGTTCTCCGGTGACCTTGGCCCCGACCACAAGCTCTTCTATCCGGACCCGGCGGCCTCATCAGACTATGACTATGTCATCTCCGAGAGCACCTATGGCGGGCGCAATCGCCCGACGGTGACACCGGAACAGAAACGGCAGACCCTGTTGGAAGAAATCCAGCTCGGCCTCAAGGACAACGGTCTGTTGCTCATCCCGTCCTTTGCCGTGGAACGGACGCAGGAACTGCTGGCCGATATCCTGATCCTGCAGCACACAGGCCAATTGCAGGACGTGCCGATTTTCCTCGATAGTCCTCTGGCGATCAAGGCGACCGAAGTGTTCATCAAGCACGCCGGGGAACTGCAGGATGTCGGTGATTTCGTCAATAAACTCGATACCTCGCGCATCCGCTTCACTCAGTCGGTGGAAGAGAGCAAGGGCCTTAACCGCATCAAGTCCGGCGCCATCATCATGGCTGGCAGCGGCATGTGCGATGCCGGCCGCATTCGCCACCACATCAAGAACCACATGTGGCGGACCAACACGACCCTGCTGCTGGTCGGCTATCAGGCTGAAGGGTCTCTTGGTCGGCTGCTCGCCAACGGCGCCGAGAAGGTGCGTATTCAGGGCGAGGAAATCAGGATCCGTGGCAAGGTACGCCAGCTCGAAACCTATTCCGGTCACGCCGACGGCGATGAACTGATCGAGTGGATCCTCGAACGCCAGCCAATCCGCCACGGCCTGTTCCTCTGCCATGGTGAGCAGGAAGCCTCGGAAGCCTTGAAGGCGGCGCTGGTCGAGAAGGGGCTGCCGGAAAAAATGATCACGATTCCAGCCATTGACGACGAAGTGAACCTGTCGGTCGAGGGCTTGGCAGAATACGCGCCGAACATCACGCATCGTGTCCAGCAGAGCGATGTCTGTGGCTGGGACGCCCACAACGAGTTCGCCGAATTGCAGATCGACCTCAAGGAGGCGTTCGACAAACTGGCCGACGAAAAGTCCCGCAAGGCACTGGCGCGGCGTATCAAGCGTGCGCTGGAAGCTGCTGAATGA
- a CDS encoding TIGR00730 family Rossman fold protein, with protein MDNDLLAYEDVDFLRREELRGARLELEFTKADLGMRDHGILSTVVVFGSARFKEDHPFYQQARELGRIVSERGGALNPTNGTHRNVICTGGGPGIMEATNRGAFDAGAKNIGLNIVLPHEQHINPYVTPGLSFQFQYFALRKMHFAMRANALVAFPGGFGTLDELFDILTLKQTGKVSSMPIILHGKDFWENLINFDTLIKHGTISPTDVEHFIIVDAPEEAWQVMVDYGVDTVDQNKVV; from the coding sequence ATGGACAATGATTTGCTTGCCTACGAAGACGTTGATTTCCTCAGGCGAGAGGAATTGCGCGGTGCAAGGCTGGAGCTTGAATTCACCAAGGCTGATCTGGGCATGCGGGATCATGGCATTCTGTCAACGGTCGTGGTGTTCGGCAGTGCGCGCTTCAAGGAGGACCATCCCTTCTACCAGCAGGCTCGCGAACTGGGACGGATCGTCTCTGAACGCGGCGGCGCCCTCAATCCGACTAATGGCACCCATCGCAACGTGATCTGCACCGGCGGTGGCCCCGGTATCATGGAAGCGACCAACCGGGGTGCATTCGACGCTGGCGCCAAGAATATCGGGCTCAACATCGTGCTGCCGCATGAGCAGCACATCAACCCCTATGTCACGCCGGGGCTGAGCTTCCAATTCCAGTATTTTGCCTTGCGCAAGATGCATTTCGCCATGCGGGCCAACGCCCTCGTCGCCTTCCCCGGCGGCTTTGGCACTCTGGATGAGTTGTTCGACATCCTGACCCTCAAACAGACCGGCAAGGTTTCGAGCATGCCGATTATCCTGCATGGCAAGGACTTCTGGGAGAATCTCATCAATTTCGACACGCTCATCAAGCACGGCACAATTTCGCCGACCGATGTGGAGCATTTCATCATTGTTGATGCCCCGGAAGAGGCCTGGCAGGTGATGGTGGACTATGGTGTTGACACCGTGGATCAGAACAAGGTTGTCTGA
- a CDS encoding DUF2793 domain-containing protein, which translates to MEQTTNLALPYIVGNQNQKHITHNEALRMLDALVQLSVADRDLSAPPAEPEEGARYIVAGGASGAWSGWEGSIAAYLDGAWMRFQPLAGWLAWVTDESRLLCHDGAVWSDFVSTSFSASLADGTFDKIGINATADTTNRLALASAASLFNNAGNGHQIKVNKAAVADTNSLLFQTNWSGRAEMGCAGEDDFSFKVSADGSSWTTALKIARATGLLTGTAVQSSTSDTTSGRLLTVGAFGIGEVGSVPQLADVDDPDTPCGLWGVLGGSTANNASLPTGLAGTAGAKFGMLMMEKYSASRVRQIVWSTVANDAKVFERWYRGAGWESWQLIYGQRNILGTVAQSSGVPTGAIIERGSNANGEYVRFADGTQICTNGNAAITTAAAAFTGTITKIDSDKLWFGRWF; encoded by the coding sequence ATGGAACAGACAACTAACCTCGCATTGCCCTACATCGTGGGCAATCAGAACCAGAAGCATATCACCCATAACGAAGCCCTGCGGATGCTGGACGCGCTGGTGCAGCTGTCCGTTGCTGACCGGGATTTGTCAGCGCCGCCGGCTGAACCGGAAGAGGGGGCGCGCTACATCGTGGCCGGTGGAGCAAGTGGAGCCTGGAGCGGATGGGAGGGCAGCATTGCCGCCTATCTCGACGGGGCCTGGATGCGGTTTCAACCGCTGGCTGGATGGTTGGCGTGGGTCACCGATGAAAGCAGGCTGCTTTGCCATGACGGGGCGGTCTGGTCAGATTTCGTTTCTACAAGCTTTAGCGCGTCTTTGGCGGATGGCACATTTGACAAGATCGGGATCAATGCCACGGCAGACACGACAAACCGCCTAGCCCTTGCCTCTGCTGCCAGCCTTTTCAACAATGCGGGCAACGGCCATCAGATCAAGGTCAACAAGGCGGCGGTTGCTGACACCAATAGCCTGTTGTTTCAAACCAACTGGTCAGGCCGCGCTGAAATGGGGTGTGCCGGTGAAGATGACTTTTCATTCAAGGTCAGCGCTGATGGTTCCAGTTGGACAACCGCGCTCAAGATTGCTCGGGCAACTGGGCTTTTGACAGGCACGGCGGTGCAATCATCGACCAGTGACACGACAAGCGGAAGGCTTTTGACCGTCGGGGCGTTCGGAATTGGGGAAGTTGGAAGTGTGCCCCAGCTCGCTGACGTAGACGACCCGGACACCCCTTGCGGCCTTTGGGGGGTGTTGGGTGGATCGACAGCAAACAACGCCAGCTTGCCCACTGGCCTTGCTGGAACGGCGGGTGCAAAATTCGGAATGCTGATGATGGAAAAATACAGCGCATCCCGCGTCCGGCAAATCGTTTGGTCAACGGTTGCCAATGATGCCAAGGTGTTTGAGCGCTGGTATCGTGGGGCAGGTTGGGAAAGTTGGCAGCTCATCTACGGCCAAAGAAATATCCTCGGAACCGTGGCGCAATCGTCAGGCGTTCCGACAGGGGCCATCATTGAACGGGGCAGCAACGCCAACGGCGAATATGTGCGCTTTGCTGATGGAACCCAGATTTGCACCAATGGCAACGCCGCAATCACAACAGCGGCGGCGGCCTTCACTGGCACCATCACCAAAATTGACAGTGACAAGCTTTGGTTTGGCCGCTGGTTCTAA
- the hemH gene encoding ferrochelatase encodes MQTHWPDNHPTVAFGKIGILLVNLGTPDGTDYKSMRRYLKEFLSDQRVIEEPKWKWWPILNGIILQTRPQKSGKAYDAIWNKERNEGPLLTITRSQAEKLAERFAAMELGRPVEVDYAMRYGNPSIKSKIKALAEKGCERLLVLPLYPQYAAATTATVNDAVFDILKTMRWQPALRTLPPYHDNPAYIDALAASLKSSLAKLDFEPEVILASYHGIPKRYFENGDPYHCHCMKTSRLVREAMGWSADYMRTTFQSRFGPEEWLQPYTDKTVEGLAQSGTRRIAVFNPGFSADCLETLEEIDGENRHIFMEHGGEQFAHLPCLNDSEEGMEMLTLLTINELQGWV; translated from the coding sequence ATGCAGACACACTGGCCCGACAATCACCCGACCGTTGCGTTTGGCAAGATAGGCATCCTGCTTGTGAACCTCGGGACACCCGACGGCACGGACTACAAGTCAATGCGTCGATATCTCAAGGAATTCCTGTCCGATCAGCGGGTCATTGAAGAGCCCAAGTGGAAGTGGTGGCCGATCCTGAATGGCATCATCCTGCAAACCCGCCCGCAGAAATCGGGCAAGGCCTACGATGCGATATGGAACAAGGAGCGCAATGAAGGCCCGCTTCTGACCATTACCCGCAGTCAGGCAGAAAAGCTGGCCGAGCGCTTTGCTGCCATGGAGCTGGGCCGTCCGGTCGAGGTGGATTATGCGATGCGCTATGGCAATCCCTCGATCAAGTCGAAGATCAAGGCGCTGGCGGAGAAGGGGTGCGAGCGGCTGCTCGTGTTGCCGCTCTATCCGCAATATGCCGCCGCAACCACGGCCACCGTCAACGACGCGGTGTTCGACATCCTCAAGACCATGCGTTGGCAACCGGCCTTGCGCACCCTGCCGCCCTATCACGACAATCCCGCCTATATCGATGCTCTGGCAGCCTCGTTGAAAAGCAGCTTGGCAAAGCTCGACTTCGAACCGGAGGTCATTCTTGCCTCCTACCATGGCATTCCCAAGCGCTATTTCGAAAATGGCGATCCCTATCATTGCCACTGCATGAAGACCTCTCGTCTGGTGCGTGAGGCCATGGGGTGGTCGGCTGATTACATGCGCACCACCTTCCAGTCGCGCTTTGGCCCTGAAGAATGGCTCCAGCCCTATACCGACAAGACCGTTGAGGGGCTCGCTCAATCCGGCACTAGGCGGATAGCCGTTTTCAATCCCGGCTTTTCCGCCGATTGCCTTGAGACCCTTGAGGAAATCGATGGCGAAAACCGGCATATCTTCATGGAGCATGGCGGCGAGCAGTTTGCCCATTTGCCCTGTCTCAACGACAGCGAAGAGGGCATGGAAATGCTCACGCTGTTGACCATCAACGAGCTGCAGGGCTGGGTGTAA
- a CDS encoding GNAT family N-acetyltransferase: protein MATIMTPEIRPYVMEKAEELCAFLKQSWLDTYVSEVGRAATDGLIASLLGNGIKTLVPGRDETACLAEQGSRIVGSIVHAQRQGFVYVWGLYVARQKQRMGIGQALLSHALMGHHDDLIVEVSVLVASRKARAFYDKLGFRQVAEECFEMGAGNFVPSGILQAPVSTIRNLCTASQSLPSAPALL, encoded by the coding sequence ATGGCGACTATCATGACACCGGAGATCAGGCCATATGTGATGGAAAAGGCGGAGGAACTCTGCGCCTTTCTCAAGCAGAGCTGGCTTGATACCTATGTTTCCGAAGTCGGCAGAGCGGCAACGGATGGTTTGATCGCCAGCCTGCTGGGCAATGGCATCAAGACCCTGGTGCCGGGCCGCGATGAAACCGCCTGTCTCGCCGAGCAGGGCTCCCGCATCGTCGGATCGATCGTCCACGCCCAGCGGCAGGGCTTTGTCTATGTCTGGGGTCTGTATGTCGCGCGGCAGAAGCAGCGTATGGGCATCGGGCAGGCACTGCTGTCACATGCCCTCATGGGCCATCATGATGATCTGATCGTCGAGGTCAGTGTGCTTGTGGCAAGCAGGAAAGCCCGAGCCTTCTATGACAAGCTTGGTTTCAGGCAAGTGGCTGAGGAATGCTTCGAAATGGGCGCGGGAAACTTTGTCCCATCCGGCATCCTGCAGGCCCCTGTTTCAACGATCCGCAATCTTTGCACCGCATCCCAATCTCTTCCTTCTGCACCTGCTCTCCTCTGA
- a CDS encoding RlmE family RNA methyltransferase, producing the protein MAKKPAAGGEGRNSRGLRVEKVRVKTARGRKSSSTRWLQRQLNDPYVQRAKQEGFRSRSTFKLIEMDDRFQFLKPGMRVVDLGCAPGGWCDIAARRVQSNSDNPLVVGIDYLGMDPLPGVTVLLKDFLDDDAPKMLMDALGGHRPDIVLSDMAAPTTGHQQTDHLRTVHLFEVAALFAKESLRPGGVFLSKVFRGGTEHEMLAELKRDYQTVYHIKPPASRKESPEMYVFAKGFRGRPDEDTGEWRLS; encoded by the coding sequence ATGGCGAAAAAACCCGCAGCCGGTGGTGAAGGGCGCAACAGCCGCGGTCTTCGCGTTGAGAAGGTCAGGGTCAAGACAGCGCGGGGGCGCAAAAGCTCCTCGACGCGCTGGCTGCAGCGGCAGCTCAATGACCCCTATGTCCAGCGCGCCAAGCAGGAAGGTTTCCGCTCGCGCTCGACCTTCAAGCTGATCGAGATGGATGACCGCTTCCAGTTTCTGAAACCGGGCATGCGTGTCGTCGACCTTGGCTGTGCGCCGGGCGGATGGTGCGACATTGCCGCCCGTCGGGTGCAGTCCAACAGTGACAACCCACTGGTGGTCGGCATCGACTATCTTGGCATGGATCCCTTGCCCGGCGTGACCGTGTTGCTCAAGGACTTCCTTGACGATGATGCGCCGAAAATGCTGATGGATGCGCTTGGCGGTCACCGGCCCGATATTGTTCTCTCGGACATGGCGGCACCGACTACCGGGCATCAGCAGACCGACCATTTGCGGACCGTGCATCTGTTCGAGGTTGCAGCCCTTTTCGCCAAGGAAAGCCTTCGTCCCGGTGGCGTCTTCCTGTCCAAGGTCTTCAGGGGGGGCACGGAGCATGAAATGCTGGCCGAGCTGAAGCGCGACTATCAGACTGTTTATCATATCAAGCCACCGGCAAGCCGCAAGGAAAGCCCGGAGATGTATGTCTTTGCCAAAGGCTTCCGCGGACGCCCCGACGAGGATACGGGAGAATGGCGACTATCATGA
- a CDS encoding Ppx/GppA phosphatase family protein — protein MATGLADGDQPKANHEKPAASASESGASSARKSSRRRKRGAKARANGNGDGGNPVAGAARDTRPASGNAHQAPDTSTRSKAAEFPKGSIIDEQNRNRSVRKRREAALNQKAAGQKGQPNSGAQADGRRAQNRAQDAQVAVQRPHADHETETYAALDLGTNNCRLLVAEPYGQSFRVIDAFSRIVRLGEGLSQSGRLSEEAQDRAIAALKVCQSKLNYRAVKRFRLIATEACRRAVNGPAFLNRVHRETGLRLEIVNRETEARLAVAGCASLVHPEADGVVLFDIGGGSSEIVWLDLDKVSDDNALHPGEKRNRQTRRSLRHLSERIRCWTSLQVGVVTLSEKHGGKVVTREHFESMVEDVRGMLGQFEEREALAKAIETKHIHMLGTSGTVTTLAGVHLGLERYDRRQVDGTWLTATELRDMIGRVLDMNFQERMNNPCIGADRADLVLAGCAILEAFHREWPCSQLRVADRGLREGILMEMMIDDGVWNPQTSQPGKKAGPKKKRSRRRGGRGHRGGHGKVKTAESK, from the coding sequence GTGGCCACTGGTTTGGCCGATGGCGATCAGCCAAAGGCCAATCACGAAAAACCAGCCGCTTCTGCTTCCGAATCCGGCGCATCTTCTGCACGCAAATCGTCTCGTCGACGCAAGCGCGGTGCAAAAGCCCGCGCCAACGGCAATGGCGATGGCGGCAATCCGGTAGCGGGCGCAGCAAGGGACACTCGTCCGGCCTCTGGCAATGCACATCAGGCACCTGACACCTCCACGAGGAGCAAGGCGGCTGAGTTCCCCAAGGGCTCGATCATTGACGAGCAGAACAGAAACCGGTCTGTCCGCAAGCGGCGAGAGGCAGCGCTCAACCAGAAGGCTGCGGGCCAGAAGGGCCAACCCAACAGTGGCGCGCAAGCTGATGGGCGGCGAGCCCAGAACCGGGCGCAAGATGCGCAGGTAGCGGTGCAGCGGCCCCATGCCGATCACGAAACCGAGACCTATGCGGCGCTTGATCTGGGAACCAACAATTGCCGCCTGCTGGTTGCCGAGCCATATGGTCAGAGTTTCAGGGTCATTGATGCCTTTTCCCGGATTGTTCGATTGGGCGAGGGGCTTTCCCAGTCCGGGCGTTTGAGTGAAGAGGCGCAGGATCGTGCGATTGCTGCGCTCAAGGTCTGCCAATCCAAGCTCAACTATCGCGCCGTCAAGCGCTTCCGCCTGATTGCAACGGAAGCCTGTCGCCGGGCGGTGAACGGGCCTGCCTTCCTCAACCGGGTCCATCGTGAGACCGGGCTGCGTCTGGAGATTGTCAACCGCGAAACGGAAGCCCGTCTGGCCGTGGCCGGTTGTGCCTCGCTGGTGCATCCCGAAGCGGATGGCGTGGTGCTGTTTGACATCGGCGGTGGTTCTTCGGAGATTGTCTGGCTTGATCTCGACAAGGTCTCCGATGACAACGCCCTGCATCCGGGGGAAAAGCGCAACCGCCAGACCCGTCGCTCCCTGCGCCATCTGTCCGAACGGATTCGCTGCTGGACGTCGCTTCAGGTTGGCGTTGTCACCCTGTCCGAAAAGCATGGTGGCAAGGTGGTGACTCGCGAGCATTTCGAGAGCATGGTGGAAGACGTGCGTGGCATGCTGGGCCAGTTCGAGGAGCGCGAGGCGCTCGCCAAGGCCATCGAGACCAAGCATATCCATATGCTCGGCACCTCTGGCACGGTGACGACGCTGGCCGGTGTTCATCTCGGCCTTGAACGCTACGATCGGCGTCAGGTCGACGGAACATGGCTGACGGCAACCGAGCTGCGCGACATGATCGGGCGCGTTCTGGACATGAACTTCCAGGAACGGATGAACAACCCCTGCATCGGGGCCGATCGGGCGGATCTCGTGCTGGCAGGCTGCGCCATTCTTGAAGCCTTCCACAGGGAGTGGCCATGCTCGCAGCTGCGCGTTGCAGACCGCGGCCTGCGTGAGGGCATCCTGATGGAAATGATGATCGATGACGGCGTCTGGAACCCGCAAACCAGTCAACCGGGCAAGAAGGCTGGCCCCAAGAAGAAGCGCTCTCGCCGTCGGGGCGGGCGGGGCCATCGTGGTGGCCACGGCAAGGTCAAGACTGCCGAAAGCAAGTGA
- a CDS encoding DUF2332 domain-containing protein, producing the protein MIAERYERFARTEAADRSPLYEKLANHVAHSAVCLRFLEQLPPDRQQPNLLFAAVRLVTGVPGSPQALDEALLAHGDAIAEIMRSRTTQTNEPARCATLLPSLAQIEGPVALIEVGASAGLCVLPEYYGYDWGRQRLAPPQALDDAPVFDCFASDTTPLPTRYPDIVWRAGLDLNPLDVTNGEDMAWLEALVWPEHHQRLQRLKAAICIAQKRPPRLEKGDLTRDLTALMAEAPQDATLVIFHTAVLSYIPHQTLRDDFAKHMLASGAVWLSNESPRVFPQFAAGLTAPESGKFLLCRNGKPLAWTGPHGQSIDWIAPD; encoded by the coding sequence ATGATAGCCGAGCGATACGAACGCTTTGCCCGAACCGAAGCCGCAGACCGGTCGCCGCTTTATGAAAAGCTCGCCAACCATGTGGCCCACTCTGCCGTTTGCCTTCGCTTTCTGGAACAATTGCCCCCGGATCGCCAGCAGCCCAATCTGCTGTTTGCGGCCGTGCGCCTTGTCACCGGTGTACCTGGCTCTCCTCAAGCATTGGATGAGGCTTTGCTGGCACATGGTGACGCCATCGCTGAAATCATGCGCAGCAGAACAACCCAGACCAATGAGCCTGCCCGATGTGCAACACTTCTCCCCTCGCTCGCACAGATCGAAGGGCCCGTCGCCCTCATCGAGGTAGGAGCGTCTGCTGGCCTTTGCGTATTGCCCGAATACTATGGCTACGATTGGGGACGGCAGCGTCTTGCTCCTCCCCAGGCGCTCGATGATGCCCCTGTGTTTGATTGCTTTGCATCCGACACAACGCCGCTACCGACGCGCTATCCTGACATCGTCTGGCGTGCCGGGCTTGATCTCAATCCGCTTGACGTGACGAATGGCGAGGATATGGCTTGGCTAGAAGCTCTTGTCTGGCCGGAGCATCATCAGCGGCTTCAGCGGCTGAAGGCCGCCATATGCATCGCCCAAAAGCGCCCGCCAAGGCTGGAGAAGGGCGATCTGACCCGAGATCTCACCGCGCTGATGGCTGAAGCGCCGCAGGACGCAACACTCGTCATCTTCCACACAGCTGTGCTCAGCTATATCCCGCACCAGACCCTTCGCGATGACTTTGCAAAGCACATGTTGGCCTCTGGCGCCGTCTGGCTAAGCAATGAGTCACCGCGCGTTTTCCCGCAGTTTGCCGCCGGGTTGACTGCGCCGGAGAGCGGCAAGTTTCTCCTATGCAGGAATGGCAAGCCGCTCGCCTGGACCGGGCCACATGGCCAGTCCATCGACTGGATTGCACCCGATTGA